The window TCAAATTCGGCGGCAGCGCAAAACCAGGGCCGGAATTCATAGACAGTATTATAACGCAAAATTGGGTGTCCGGGGCCGACTAAAAAGACCTCAGAGGTTTCGGAAACCTCTGAGGTCTTATCTTAACGCCGTATCTTCTTCTTCTGCTGCGGCTTCTTCCCCCCACCCGCCGGCTGCTGAGCCACCGGCGCGCCGTTGCCGCCCGCGCCAACCTGTGGCCGCCCATGGCAATTCTTGAACTTCCGGCCGCTGCCGCAGGGGCAGGGGTCGTTGCGGCCCACGTCGGGCGCGTCCTTGCGCAGTTCGGTGCCCTTGCCCTTCTCGCGCTTCACGGTCTGGTAGCCGGCGTCCTGGGTCTGCACCTTGTAGGCCACGTCCTGCTGTTGCTGCTTCACGAACGCCTGATGGCCGGAGATGTCGCGGAAGAAGCGGTCGGCGATGTCGCGGTCGATGTTGCGGCGCATGTCGCCGTACATCTCGAACGAGCGCTTCTTGTACTCGATCTTCGGGTCGCGCTGGCCGAAGGCTTGCAGGCCGATCTCCCGCCGCAGGTCGTCCATGGCCGTCAGGTAGTCGCGCCATTCGCGGTCGATGGCCTGCAACAGCAGCAGCCGCTCGTAGTTGCGATACTCTTCCTCGCCGATGAACGTCCGCCACTTGGCCTGTTGCTTGTCGATGTAGCCTTCCAGCGCCTCGGCCAATTGCTCCTCGTCCAGCGACGACAGGCTTTGCAGCAGCATCTCGCGCAGCACGCCGTCCACGCCCTCGCGGAAGTGGGCCTGGCGCTCGTTCATGTTCTTCACCGACAGGCCGTCGAGGCTGAAGTGGCTGAAGGCGTGGTTGATCTCGGTCTCGGCCGTCGTCCACATGGCCCCGCGGTCTTCCTGATCGGCGTAGTCAGCCAGGAAGTCATCGAACAGCGTGCGCACCATGGCGATATATTCGCCGCGCTGCCGCTCGCGGGTCTGCATCTGGCCGCTTTTGTGGGTCGCCAGCGCGCCCAGATTGGGCACGGGCGGCACCAGCGGCAGGAAGCGGCCCATCGCCTGGAGCAGTTGCAGCAGGTTCGTGCCCTGGCGCTCCTGCTCGTGGGCCAGCGCCACCAGCTTGCCCGTCAGCCGGTCGGGCGACAGGCGATCCAGTTCCTCGCGGTTCAGTTCAGCCATCAGCGGCAACAGCGGGCTGAGGCGGCGCACGACGGCGGCCACGTTGACCGTGTTGGTGGCGTCGGTGGTGAAATCGGTGACCACGCGCTCGACCTCGCCGCGAATGAAGCCGGCGTAATCGCTGACGTAATGGTCGATCAACTCGTCGATGGCCTGGTCGAAGGCCGCGTCCACCTTGGCATCGAGATCGACGTCCTCGCCCATGAGGATTTCGCGCCGCTCGTTGTAGACGGCCTGGCGCTGGGCGTTCATTACGTCGTCATATTCGACCACGTTCTTGCGCATGTCGAAGTTGTAGCCCTCGATGCGCTCCTGCGAGCTTTCGATGATGCGATCCAGCAGGCCGCTCTCGATGGGCATGTCCTCGGGGATGTTGGTGCGGGTCATAAAACCCTTCAGCCGCTCGCCGCCGAAGCGTTTCATCAGGTCGTCCTCGAGCGACAGGAAGAAGCGCGACGAGCCGGGGTCGCCCTGGCGAGCGGCGCGGCCGCGCAACTGATTGTCGATGCGTCGCGATTCGTGCCGCTCCGAGCCGACGACGTGCAGCCCGCCCAGCCGCCAGATCTCTGCCTTGTCGCGCCGGGCCTGCTCGCGCAGTTCCTGGATGCGGGTGATGTGCTGCGGGCCGAGGCCGGGGATCGTCTCCACCAGCTGGCGGGCCTCGTCGTGGCGGTCGCCCAGCACGGCGCGGATGAGCGCGGCGCGGGCGTTATAGTGCTGCTCGAAGGTCTGTTCGGCCAGGAATTGGGCCACCTGCTTGTCGTCGGCCTGGATGTTCTGGTAGCGCACCAGTTCGCTCCAGCGGCGCATGATGTCATCGACCAGGGCCACGTCCTTGTCCAGACTCTCGACGAAGACGCGGGCCTCGGCCAACTGGCCGCCGCGCACCCGGCGCAGCACTTCCAGCAGGTCGTTGTAGTCGATGCCATACGGCTCCTGGAGCACCCGCGCCAGATGGCCGACGATCTGCACCTGCTCGATCTCGTCCATGGCCGTGGCGAAGCGCTCTTTCGTCGCCAGCAGCGAATCGACCAGGTCTTCGGTCAGCTTGCTGTTCTTGCGGGCCGTGTCGCGGGCGGCCGCCTCGCCCTCGCTCAGCAGCTTATAGGCCAACTGCACCAGCAGCGGCCGGTCGAACATCTCGCTCTCCATCGCCACGGCGGCCAGCCCTTCGGGATTGCCGCCCAGCAGGATGTCGGTGCCGCGGCCGGCCATGTTGGTGGAGATGGTCACCGCGCCCCGCCGCCCGGCCTGGGCCACGATCAGCGCTTCCGACTGGTGAATCTTGGCGTTCAGCACGGCGTGGTCGATCTTCTCGCGGTTCAGGTAGCGCGAGATCGTCTCCGAATGTTCGACCGAGGTCGTGCCGACGAGGAGCGGCCGGCCGGTGCCGTGGACGGTCTTGATCTCGTTGAGAATGGCCTGATCCTTGGCGCCGATCGTCCCATATACCTGGTCGGCGAAGTCGATGCGCTTGTAGTAGACCGGCTCGTTGGTGTCGGGCTTCACGTAGACCACGGCCTCGGCGCTCTCCACCTTCTGGCGGCGCGTCTCCAGCCCCATCTGGCCGGTGTCGATGATGTATTCGACGTTGGTCGGCAGCGGCGTCACGCCCAGTTCGTAGATTTTGTCGAACTCCTCGGCGTCGGTCAGGGCCGTGCCGGTCATGCCGGCCAGCTTGTCGTAGAGGCGGAAGTAGTTTTGCAGCGTGATGGTGGCCACGGTCTGCGTCTCACGCTTGACGTTGACGCCTTCCTTGGCCTCGATGGCCTCGTGCAGGCCGTCGGAGTAGCGGCGGCCGGGCATGAGGCGGCCGGTGAAGTCATCGACGATGACCACCTCGTCCCCCTGGACGACGTAATCCACGTCGCGCTTGAACAGATATTGGGCGCGCAGGGAGTTTTCCAGATAGTAGGTCAGGTGGTAGAAGCGCGGGTCATAGAGGCTGTCGCCGGCGTCGTGGTCGATCTCCTCGATGCGCCGCTCGATCTCGGCGATGCCCATTTCGGTCAGGCTGATGGAGCGGCTTTTCTCGTCAATGTCGTAGTGGCCGTTGGGTTCTTCTTCCTCGTCGGCCGTGTTGGGCCGCAGCCGGCGCACGTACTCGGCGAAGCGCTGGTAATCCTTGCCGGAGCGGGCCGCCGGGCCGGAGATGATCAGCGGCGTCCGCGCCTCGTCAATGAGGATATTGTCCACCTCGTCGATGATGGCGAAATGCAGGTCGCGCTGCACCAGTTGGTCGCGGCGCTGGGCCATGTTGTCGCGCAGGTAGTCGAAGCCGAACTCGCTGCTGATGCCGTAGGTGATGTCGGCCTCGTAAGCCTGGCGGCGGGTGCACGGCCGCCAATGGACCAGCCGCTCATCTTCCAGTTCCGCGCCGGGGTTGACGTACTCCGGGTCGAACAGGGCCGAGAAGCCCAGCGGGCCGATGACGCCGACCGACAGGCCCAACTGGTGGAAGATGTTGCCCATCCAGCCGCCGTCGCGCCGGGCCAGGTATTCGTTGACCGTGACCAGATGCGCGCCCTTGCCTTCCAAAGCGTTGAGGTAGAGGGGCAGCGTGGCGACAAGCGTCTTGCCCTCGCCGGTGCGCATCTCGACCACCTCGCCCTGATGGAGCAACATGCCGCCCATGACCTGCACGTCATAGGGGCGCAGACCGATGGCCCGGCGCGAGGCCTCCCGTGCCAGGGCGTAGGCTTCGGGCAGCACGTCATCGAGCGCCGCGCCGCCGGCCACGCGATCTTTCAGGGCCGCCGAGCGCTCACGCAGAGCCTCGTCCGACAGCCGTTGCAGCGCCGGCTCCATTTCGCCCACGGTGTTGACCGTCGGCCGCAGGTTGTTGATTATCTTTTTGTTCGGATCACCGACAATGCTGGATACGATTTTCTTGAACATGGCGGTACCTATTATAGCCGGTCAAACGCGGGGTGGCTTGGCGCGCTATTCATTCGTTAAACTCCCAGGTGCGATGCAGGTGCGACGCAGGTGCGATTAAGGTGCAACGCACTTCGGAAAGTGCGTCGCACCTGCGTTGCACCTGATTTATTCGTTAAACAACTCGCCCACGCTGCGCCCCTCGTGGGAGCGCATGATGACCTCGCCCAGCAGTTCGGCCACGGTCAGGACGGTCATATTGGGCAGGCGGTGGTCGGGATCGAGCGGCAGGGTGTCGGTGGTGACGATCTCCTTGATGTCCAGCCCGGCCAGCCGTTCCAGCGCCGGCGGCGAGAGCACGGCGTGGGTGAAGGCCAGATACACGTCGCGCGCGCCGTTGGCCCGCACGACCTCGACCGCCTGCTGCACCGACCCGGCCGTGTCCACCAGGTCATCGACGATCAGCACGTCCTTGCCGGCCACGCTGCCGATGAGGGTCAACGCCTCGCGGCCGACCTCATTGCCCACCCGCCGCTTCTCGACGAAGGCCAAGGAAAAGCCCAGCGCGGCGGCGTAATTCCGGCCGCCCTTGGCATACCCCAGGTCGGTGGTCACCACGGTGGCGTCCAGATTCTTGCGCCGGACGTAGTTGCAGATGATGTGGAACGCGGTCAGCGAGTCGCCGGGAATCTTGTAGAAGCCCTGAATCTGCCCGGCGTGGAGGTCGATGGTGATCCAGCGGTCGGCCCCGGCCACCTCGATCATGTCGGCCAGCAGGCGGGCGGTGATGGGCACGCGCGGCTGGTCTTTCTTGTCGCTCTGCGAGTAGGACATGTAGGGGATGACCACCGTCACCCGCCCGGCCGAGTCGCGCTTGAAGCAGTCGATGGCGATGAGCATCTCCATGATGTTGTCGTGAACCGGCCGGTTGTGGGTCTGAATGAGATACACGTCCTGGCCGCGCACGCTGCTGTTGAGGCGGATGAAGATATTCTCGTTGGGAAAGGTGATAATCTCCCAGCGGCTGAGGCGAATGCCGATGTAATCGGCCACGCGCTGGGCCAGTTCCGGACAGGCCGACCCGGCATAGAGCTTGATGTTACCGTACATGAACGCTCCCGGATTACTCCTAGGCTGATGATGGGCTGCCTTGCGCCGCCGTAAACAGGCGGTCGGCGGCCGAATAGGGGTCCAATTGGCGGGCCACGACGGCCTCGAGCAGCGCGGCGCGCTCAACGGACGGCACGCGAGCCGTTAGCGCGTCAAGCAGCCGGTCGCGTAGCAGATGATCGATCTCGGCCCGGCTGCGCGCCCGTTCGCGCGCCGCCCAGCCGCCGCCGGCCCGCAAGTGATCGCGGTGGCGGTCGATGGTCGCCAACAGTTCGGCCACGCCCGCGCCGGAAGTGGCCGTGGTCTGCAAGACGGGCACCGCCCAGCCCGTGGGCGGAGCGGCCGTCTCATGGCCGTCGGGCGCGGCGCTTGCGGGCGCATGATGGCCGTCGTCTTGGGGCGGGACATCGGGCAG is drawn from Candidatus Promineifilum breve and contains these coding sequences:
- a CDS encoding preprotein translocase subunit SecA, with the translated sequence MDEIEQVQIVGHLARVLQEPYGIDYNDLLEVLRRVRGGQLAEARVFVESLDKDVALVDDIMRRWSELVRYQNIQADDKQVAQFLAEQTFEQHYNARAALIRAVLGDRHDEARQLVETIPGLGPQHITRIQELREQARRDKAEIWRLGGLHVVGSERHESRRIDNQLRGRAARQGDPGSSRFFLSLEDDLMKRFGGERLKGFMTRTNIPEDMPIESGLLDRIIESSQERIEGYNFDMRKNVVEYDDVMNAQRQAVYNERREILMGEDVDLDAKVDAAFDQAIDELIDHYVSDYAGFIRGEVERVVTDFTTDATNTVNVAAVVRRLSPLLPLMAELNREELDRLSPDRLTGKLVALAHEQERQGTNLLQLLQAMGRFLPLVPPVPNLGALATHKSGQMQTRERQRGEYIAMVRTLFDDFLADYADQEDRGAMWTTAETEINHAFSHFSLDGLSVKNMNERQAHFREGVDGVLREMLLQSLSSLDEEQLAEALEGYIDKQQAKWRTFIGEEEYRNYERLLLLQAIDREWRDYLTAMDDLRREIGLQAFGQRDPKIEYKKRSFEMYGDMRRNIDRDIADRFFRDISGHQAFVKQQQQDVAYKVQTQDAGYQTVKREKGKGTELRKDAPDVGRNDPCPCGSGRKFKNCHGRPQVGAGGNGAPVAQQPAGGGKKPQQKKKIRR
- a CDS encoding ribose-phosphate diphosphokinase gives rise to the protein MYGNIKLYAGSACPELAQRVADYIGIRLSRWEIITFPNENIFIRLNSSVRGQDVYLIQTHNRPVHDNIMEMLIAIDCFKRDSAGRVTVVIPYMSYSQSDKKDQPRVPITARLLADMIEVAGADRWITIDLHAGQIQGFYKIPGDSLTAFHIICNYVRRKNLDATVVTTDLGYAKGGRNYAAALGFSLAFVEKRRVGNEVGREALTLIGSVAGKDVLIVDDLVDTAGSVQQAVEVVRANGARDVYLAFTHAVLSPPALERLAGLDIKEIVTTDTLPLDPDHRLPNMTVLTVAELLGEVIMRSHEGRSVGELFNE